The following are from one region of the Flavobacteriaceae bacterium UJ101 genome:
- a CDS encoding macrolide export ATP-binding/permease protein MacB (Non-canonical ABC transporter that contains transmembrane domains (TMD), which form a pore in the inner membrane, and an ATP-binding domain (NBD), which is responsible for energy generation. Confers resistance against macrolides; Belongs to the ABC transporter superfamily. Macrolide exporter (TC 3.A.1.122) family; Contains 1 ABC transporter domain.), producing MFDLDRWREIWNSISSNKLRTFLSGFTIALALFVFITLSGLGQGLQNGFESEFFDANSLNISLSGGRTTISYKGFQEGRQIQFENEDYDFLKSSFPSFIKYIKSTLTEGLTIRYGKESGNYSITGTQPVYAKMTEDELIQGRNLMQKDLDNLSKVVVIGKLIVSDLFKNENPIGKYLQMDGNMYQVIGVFSSEDGDDAERIAYVPLTTLQVIYGSTKNINQIEITPIDGMSIDQISTLANTITAAMRAKHDVAPNDQRGIRLNNGAEEMSSTNSFLLVITVIVFFIGFGSLVAGVVSIANIMVFTVKERTKEIGIRKALGATPRNIVGLILQEAMTITIISGYIGIAIATILVNNIEDDLKDYFIKQPNIEPYVLVMASIILLIAGLVAGWIPARRASKIKPIVALRDD from the coding sequence ATGTTTGATTTAGATCGTTGGCGCGAAATATGGAATTCCATTTCAAGTAATAAACTTCGAACTTTTTTGTCGGGGTTTACTATTGCTTTGGCATTGTTTGTTTTTATTACGCTTTCTGGACTAGGTCAAGGACTTCAAAATGGTTTCGAATCTGAATTTTTTGATGCCAACTCATTAAATATCAGTTTAAGTGGTGGACGAACTACCATTTCTTATAAAGGTTTTCAAGAAGGACGCCAAATTCAATTTGAAAACGAAGATTATGATTTTTTAAAATCCAGTTTTCCTAGTTTTATTAAATATATAAAATCTACTCTTACCGAAGGACTTACTATTCGATATGGTAAAGAATCAGGTAATTATTCCATTACTGGAACTCAACCTGTTTATGCTAAAATGACTGAAGATGAATTAATTCAAGGTCGGAATTTAATGCAAAAAGATCTGGATAATTTATCTAAAGTGGTGGTTATTGGAAAACTCATTGTAAGTGATTTATTCAAAAACGAAAATCCTATTGGAAAATATTTACAAATGGATGGTAATATGTATCAAGTTATTGGTGTCTTTAGTAGTGAAGATGGTGATGATGCTGAACGGATTGCTTATGTTCCTCTTACCACATTACAAGTTATATATGGTAGTACAAAAAATATAAATCAAATAGAAATCACTCCTATTGATGGGATGTCTATTGATCAAATCAGTACCTTAGCTAATACCATAACTGCTGCTATGAGAGCCAAACATGATGTTGCACCTAATGATCAACGTGGTATCCGATTAAATAATGGTGCTGAAGAAATGTCTAGTACCAATTCCTTTTTATTAGTTATTACCGTTATTGTATTTTTTATTGGTTTTGGAAGCTTGGTTGCAGGTGTTGTAAGTATTGCCAACATTATGGTTTTTACAGTAAAAGAACGTACCAAAGAAATTGGTATTCGAAAAGCTTTAGGCGCTACTCCTCGAAATATTGTGGGATTAATCTTACAAGAAGCTATGACCATAACCATCATTTCAGGTTATATTGGAATTGCTATTGCTACCATTTTGGTTAATAATATAGAAGATGATTTAAAGGATTATTTTATTAAACAACCTAATATTGAACCTTATGTGTTGGTTATGGCCAGTATTATTTTATTAATTGCAGGTTTGGTTGCCGGATGGATTCCTGCTCGAAGAGCCTCTAAAATAAAACCGATTGTAGCATTAAGAGATGATTAA
- a CDS encoding cytochrome-c peroxidase (KEGG: pbs:Plabr_3898 cytochrome c peroxidase) encodes MKKYIGYIFLCVIILACSKTTPSSGSENDINRLRSLYSSDQKNWPKPIVHDSVINFQDIGILPPPTFPKDNPYSEAKKKLGKTLFFDPRLSKSGQIACASCHNPELAWTDNSRRSFGHNRQTGKRNAMTILNIGHATSLFWDGRAKTLEEQISFPIEDPLEMNQSIEIAVDTISKIKGYESLFKAAFGDKQVTKERIQKAIATFERTVKSRKSRFDRFIEGDSKQLTDSEIRGLHIFRTKANCIDCHNSPYFSDNQFHNDGQTLFASKHEDLGLYEVTKNPKDVGKFRTPTLRDISHTGPWMHHGNFPTLRDVILLYNLGNPQPKPKSYKGDRDSIYPKPSLLLKKLNLTEQEILDLEHFLKSLGTPPQRTIIPKLPQ; translated from the coding sequence ATGAAAAAATACATTGGCTATATCTTTTTATGTGTTATAATACTTGCTTGTAGTAAAACCACTCCTTCTTCTGGTTCTGAAAATGATATCAACCGTCTACGGTCTCTCTATAGTAGTGATCAAAAAAATTGGCCTAAACCCATTGTTCATGATTCCGTTATTAATTTTCAAGATATTGGTATTCTTCCGCCTCCTACGTTTCCAAAAGACAACCCTTATTCAGAAGCTAAGAAAAAATTAGGAAAAACATTATTTTTTGATCCTCGCTTATCAAAATCTGGACAAATAGCGTGTGCTTCTTGTCATAACCCAGAACTTGCATGGACAGATAATAGTCGACGTTCCTTTGGTCACAATCGTCAGACTGGAAAACGAAATGCTATGACAATTCTTAATATCGGACATGCAACTTCTCTTTTTTGGGATGGAAGAGCAAAAACTTTAGAAGAACAAATTTCTTTTCCTATTGAAGATCCCTTAGAAATGAATCAAAGTATAGAAATTGCGGTTGATACCATATCTAAAATTAAAGGTTATGAATCTCTATTTAAAGCAGCCTTTGGTGATAAGCAAGTAACGAAGGAAAGAATTCAAAAAGCTATTGCTACTTTTGAACGTACGGTAAAAAGTCGAAAAAGTCGTTTCGACCGTTTTATAGAAGGGGATTCTAAACAACTAACAGATAGTGAAATTCGGGGATTACATATTTTTCGAACAAAGGCCAATTGTATTGATTGTCATAACTCTCCTTATTTTTCTGACAATCAATTTCATAATGATGGACAAACTTTGTTCGCTTCAAAACATGAGGATTTAGGCCTATATGAAGTTACAAAAAACCCAAAAGATGTGGGCAAATTTAGAACTCCTACGTTACGAGACATTTCACATACTGGACCATGGATGCATCATGGAAATTTCCCTACTCTTCGAGATGTTATCTTACTATATAATTTAGGTAATCCTCAACCCAAGCCCAAAAGTTATAAAGGAGATCGAGATTCCATTTACCCTAAGCCTTCCTTATTATTAAAAAAATTGAATCTTACAGAACAAGAAATTCTTGACTTAGAACATTTTTTGAAAAGTTTGGGTACCCCTCCTCAACGAACAATCATTCCTAAATTACCTCAATAA
- a CDS encoding multidrug resistance protein MdtE (Part of the tripartite efflux system MdtEF-TolC, which confers resistance to various compounds; Belongs to the membrane fusion protein (MFP) (TC 8.A.1) family.), translated as MNRIIKIILIVLFLAAAAWAIMYLMRTNQKENVTYETTHAFKTDISTKAVATGSIKAKEDIEIKPNISGIINEIIVVEGDYVKKGDIIARLNVVPSVNNLSNAKSQINTAQISLNNESKNYNRQKALYNDGVISKADYEQAQVSYLNAKENLRAAKENYEITRTGTSGSFINEANTQIKAKISGMVLDIPVEVGDQVIESNTMNAGTTIATLADITNMIFEGNVDEAEVGKLKEGMPIKITVGALAGQSFDAILYFISPLGVDDNGTVKFEIKANVQLKEGTFIRAGYSANAEIILETVEDVLAIKESLLRFEDDGKTYVEIATGNEEIPYEKRYVELGISDGTNVQIKGGITESDQIKVLNTDLKVEQRKGPK; from the coding sequence ATGAATAGAATAATCAAAATAATTTTAATTGTACTTTTTTTAGCAGCAGCAGCATGGGCCATTATGTACCTAATGAGAACCAATCAAAAGGAAAATGTAACCTACGAAACTACTCATGCTTTTAAAACAGATATTAGTACCAAAGCCGTTGCAACTGGATCAATTAAAGCAAAAGAAGATATCGAAATCAAACCCAATATTTCTGGTATTATCAATGAAATTATAGTAGTAGAAGGTGATTATGTTAAAAAAGGAGACATTATCGCCCGACTCAATGTAGTACCTTCTGTAAACAATTTAAGTAATGCCAAATCACAAATTAATACAGCTCAGATTTCACTAAATAACGAATCTAAAAATTACAACCGTCAAAAGGCGCTATATAATGATGGCGTGATCTCAAAAGCCGATTATGAGCAAGCGCAGGTTTCATACTTAAATGCAAAAGAAAACCTACGTGCAGCAAAAGAAAATTATGAAATTACCCGTACAGGAACTTCAGGTAGTTTTATTAACGAGGCCAATACACAAATCAAAGCTAAAATTAGCGGTATGGTACTAGACATCCCTGTTGAAGTAGGAGACCAAGTAATTGAATCGAATACTATGAATGCAGGAACAACCATTGCAACTTTAGCTGATATTACCAATATGATTTTTGAAGGAAATGTAGATGAAGCTGAAGTAGGAAAACTAAAAGAGGGAATGCCAATTAAAATTACCGTTGGTGCTTTAGCTGGACAATCTTTTGACGCTATACTATATTTTATATCACCTTTAGGAGTAGACGACAATGGAACCGTAAAATTTGAAATAAAAGCTAATGTTCAATTAAAAGAAGGTACTTTTATTCGTGCAGGATACAGTGCCAATGCTGAAATCATTTTAGAAACTGTTGAAGATGTATTAGCTATCAAAGAAAGCCTCTTACGATTTGAAGATGATGGGAAAACATATGTAGAAATTGCTACTGGTAACGAAGAAATCCCTTATGAAAAACGTTATGTTGAATTAGGAATAAGTGATGGGACCAATGTTCAAATAAAAGGAGGTATCACAGAAAGTGATCAAATAAAAGTTCTCAACACCGATCTAAAAGTAGAACAACGAAAAGGTCCTAAATAA
- a CDS encoding tonB-dependent receptor SusC (Mediates transport of starch oligosaccharides from the surface of the outer membrane to the periplasm for subsequent degradation; Belongs to the TonB-dependent receptor family.) — protein MIKKLLTVFFAVYSLFLFSQERRITGQIFSQEDGEPLPEAYVLIKGTSLGAKTDAEGKFTYLVKDPSFKDLNLEISFIGMDTKVIPIGNQDYFKVYLQPSANDIEEVIVTSSYGTTKLKEEVVGSISTIKMTDVIEEQPAISFDELLEGQAAGVLVEGNPELGGPVDINIRGQGSLTPLSGTVLNTSTQPLIFVDGIRVSEEIFLDVSRVFDGGTGIFNETEMNPLAKIGIQDIQSINILKDAAAVGLYGADAANGVIIITTKNGRKGPLKFGFSAQYGVSDPINRQKYLNGEQYSEVYNAYRTLRNQDPIPWNGVDTDWFDLLNRTGSFARYNLNVSGGTRNWLYRMGLGYQKNQEAQIENSFEKITGNFSLTYQHDKLKSTLKLAPSYTLKKAPNTFFSYPLPPTIAPYDNNGNYTDIDNYGNPLAVANQNRNDIDTFGLLGSFNLEYNLLENLKIATLFGLDYSNKEQDRWFSGANGSGQYNGTFESDGITYPNYGRRILNNRKTTSWNWNATIAYNKQFAQNHFFDIVAGVETSSEHRQYERFNGTGFISPEIEQPYENAGNTRTNKDSSTITKRSLFSQLNYNFNEKYFFLANFRRDESSVFGNDTDVAYNGGIGASWVISKESFLESIHWIDFLRLRTSYGVTGNSRIGSYRSLGLYNVDDDLNQPNGYNGGDTATPDTSTPPNSELGWEKNYKFNIGLDLNFLNKFSFTTEWFRDDIQDMIVSRDVSDETGYTSSQINGADMYNTGFEFSLRANWFKKDNFSWTTSANLATLKNKVTDLVGLSSEFSASSRARAQMIGSSTSALWGFQYAGVDPATGREMFNVNGNLYDAAYIDQNFDSSDYSIIGNTQPDFYGGFNNRFRFFKNFDLAINMSFTYGADTFIDATNGISVNNDIGVRNISINNIDYWQQPGDITSNPRPYLEFVRNSSKYVYDNSHIRLRAVNLGYTLPVDKMNVPFKSIKIFVNGSNLYYWYKEKSPKGLNGIAEYRYNYPEARTFSFGINAKF, from the coding sequence ATGATAAAAAAGTTATTAACTGTATTTTTTGCGGTTTATTCCTTATTTCTCTTTTCTCAAGAACGACGCATAACAGGTCAAATATTCTCTCAAGAAGACGGAGAACCTCTTCCTGAAGCTTATGTCCTCATTAAAGGAACTTCGTTAGGAGCTAAAACAGATGCAGAAGGTAAATTCACTTACTTAGTCAAAGATCCTTCTTTTAAAGACCTTAACCTTGAAATTAGCTTTATAGGAATGGATACTAAGGTAATTCCTATTGGTAATCAAGATTATTTTAAAGTCTATTTACAACCTTCAGCAAACGATATTGAAGAAGTTATTGTCACCTCATCTTATGGAACAACAAAGCTTAAAGAAGAAGTTGTAGGAAGTATCTCAACCATAAAAATGACCGACGTAATTGAAGAACAACCTGCTATCAGTTTTGATGAATTATTAGAAGGACAAGCTGCTGGAGTATTAGTAGAAGGGAATCCAGAATTAGGTGGACCTGTAGATATTAATATTCGAGGACAAGGAAGTTTAACTCCACTTAGTGGAACTGTACTCAACACTTCAACACAACCTCTTATATTCGTTGATGGAATACGTGTTTCAGAAGAAATATTCTTAGATGTTAGCCGAGTTTTTGATGGAGGCACAGGAATTTTTAATGAAACCGAAATGAATCCATTAGCTAAAATTGGTATACAAGATATTCAATCCATCAATATTTTAAAAGATGCTGCCGCAGTTGGTTTATATGGAGCTGATGCTGCCAATGGTGTTATTATCATTACAACTAAAAACGGTAGAAAAGGACCTTTAAAATTTGGTTTTTCTGCGCAATACGGTGTTTCTGATCCAATAAACCGTCAAAAATATTTAAACGGGGAACAATATAGTGAAGTTTATAATGCCTATAGAACTTTACGAAATCAAGATCCTATTCCATGGAATGGTGTAGACACCGATTGGTTTGATCTTTTAAACCGTACAGGAAGTTTTGCCCGGTATAACTTAAACGTTTCAGGAGGAACCCGTAATTGGCTTTATAGAATGGGCTTAGGGTATCAAAAAAACCAAGAAGCACAGATAGAAAATAGTTTTGAAAAAATAACAGGAAATTTTTCCTTGACCTATCAACATGATAAACTAAAATCTACATTAAAACTTGCTCCTTCATATACTCTAAAAAAAGCCCCAAATACTTTTTTTAGTTACCCCTTACCTCCTACTATAGCACCTTATGATAATAATGGTAATTATACTGATATAGATAATTATGGAAACCCTCTTGCTGTGGCCAATCAAAATAGAAACGATATTGATACTTTCGGATTATTAGGTAGTTTTAATTTAGAATACAACCTACTCGAAAATCTTAAAATAGCTACGCTATTTGGTCTAGATTATTCCAATAAAGAGCAAGACCGATGGTTTTCTGGTGCTAATGGCTCAGGGCAATACAATGGAACTTTTGAATCTGATGGTATAACCTATCCTAATTACGGTCGTCGAATATTAAACAATCGTAAAACAACTTCTTGGAACTGGAATGCTACTATTGCTTATAATAAACAATTTGCTCAAAACCATTTCTTTGATATTGTAGCAGGAGTTGAAACCTCTTCGGAACATCGACAATACGAACGATTTAATGGAACCGGATTTATTTCTCCTGAAATAGAACAACCTTATGAAAACGCAGGTAATACCCGTACAAATAAAGATTCTTCTACCATAACAAAACGTTCTCTTTTTTCTCAACTTAACTACAATTTTAATGAAAAATACTTTTTCTTAGCCAATTTTAGACGAGATGAAAGTTCCGTATTTGGAAATGATACTGATGTAGCCTATAACGGAGGTATTGGAGCCAGTTGGGTTATAAGTAAAGAATCGTTCTTAGAAAGTATCCATTGGATTGACTTTCTTAGACTTCGCACTAGTTATGGTGTTACAGGAAATTCTAGAATTGGATCGTATCGCTCATTAGGCCTCTATAATGTTGATGATGATCTTAATCAACCTAATGGTTATAATGGTGGTGATACGGCTACTCCCGATACAAGTACTCCTCCTAATAGTGAATTGGGATGGGAAAAAAATTACAAGTTTAATATTGGGCTTGATTTAAATTTTCTAAACAAATTTAGCTTTACAACAGAATGGTTTCGAGATGATATTCAAGACATGATTGTATCACGAGACGTATCAGATGAAACAGGCTATACCAGTTCACAAATTAACGGTGCTGATATGTATAATACAGGGTTTGAATTCTCACTTAGAGCTAACTGGTTTAAAAAAGATAACTTTAGTTGGACCACATCAGCTAATTTAGCTACATTAAAAAATAAAGTAACCGATTTAGTGGGATTAAGTTCTGAATTTTCGGCCAGTAGTAGAGCAAGGGCTCAAATGATTGGTTCGTCCACTTCTGCTTTATGGGGATTTCAATATGCGGGAGTTGATCCAGCTACAGGACGTGAAATGTTTAATGTTAATGGAAATCTATACGATGCGGCCTATATTGACCAAAATTTTGATTCTTCCGATTATAGTATCATAGGGAATACACAACCTGATTTTTATGGAGGTTTCAATAACCGCTTCCGTTTCTTTAAAAATTTTGATTTGGCAATTAATATGTCTTTTACCTATGGTGCTGATACCTTCATCGATGCAACAAACGGAATTTCTGTAAACAATGATATCGGTGTTCGAAATATAAGTATTAATAATATAGATTATTGGCAACAACCAGGTGATATTACCTCTAACCCACGACCTTATCTTGAATTTGTAAGAAATTCATCTAAATATGTATACGATAATTCTCATATCAGATTAAGAGCTGTTAACCTTGGCTATACACTTCCTGTTGATAAAATGAATGTTCCTTTTAAATCCATCAAAATCTTTGTAAACGGTTCAAACTTATATTATTGGTATAAAGAAAAAAGCCCAAAAGGTCTCAATGGTATTGCGGAATACCGATACAATTACCCAGAAGCCAGAACCTTTTCATTTGGAATTAATGCTAAATTTTAA
- the purA|ADSS gene encoding adenylosuccinate synthase (Plays an important role in the de novo pathway of purine nucleotide biosynthesis. Catalyzes the first committed step in the biosynthesis of AMP from IMP; Belongs to the adenylosuccinate synthetase family.; KEGG: hpy:HP0255 adenylosuccinate synthase), which yields MSNVIVGLQWGDEGKGKITDVLAAKSDYVVRYQGGNNAGHSVYIGENSFVLHLIPSGVAHPNKKCIIGDGVVVDPKALLKEFSGLEEKGIDTTQVFLSSRAHLIMPYHILIDTYREEARGDDKIGTTKRGIGPCYEDRVARTGIQAVDLLFPEIFRNKLRKNIEAKNEILTKLYGKEPMNLEAVLEEYMAYGEQLRHRIIDGVFDINNAIKEGKKILFEGAQALLLDVTYGTYPFVTSSNPSTGGVSVGTGVPPTALNHLIGIAKAYCTRVGEGPFPTELFDENGAHMAKVGHEFGATTGRPRRCGWLDLPALKYACMINGINNLVITKLDVLSGLDEVKVCTAYKNKEGKIIDFFPACAESFKDLEPVYETLPGWKEDIMNITSYYELPETAKDYVRFIEKQIDLEVSIISVGPDRTQNIIRKELI from the coding sequence ATGTCAAACGTCATAGTAGGTCTTCAATGGGGAGACGAAGGTAAAGGTAAAATTACCGATGTATTAGCTGCAAAATCAGATTATGTAGTGCGTTATCAAGGTGGTAACAATGCAGGCCATTCAGTTTATATAGGAGAAAATTCTTTTGTTCTTCATTTAATTCCTTCAGGAGTAGCGCATCCTAATAAAAAATGTATTATTGGTGATGGAGTAGTGGTAGACCCTAAAGCTTTATTGAAAGAGTTTTCAGGTTTAGAAGAAAAAGGAATTGATACAACACAAGTATTCTTAAGTTCTCGAGCCCATTTAATTATGCCATACCATATATTAATTGATACTTATAGAGAAGAAGCTCGAGGAGATGATAAAATTGGAACTACTAAACGCGGAATAGGTCCTTGTTATGAAGATCGAGTAGCTCGTACAGGAATTCAAGCAGTAGATCTACTTTTTCCAGAAATATTTAGAAATAAATTAAGGAAAAATATTGAAGCTAAAAATGAAATATTAACGAAGTTATATGGTAAAGAGCCTATGAATTTAGAGGCTGTTTTAGAAGAATATATGGCTTATGGAGAACAATTACGTCATCGAATTATTGATGGAGTTTTTGATATAAATAATGCAATTAAAGAAGGGAAAAAAATATTATTTGAAGGAGCACAAGCATTGTTACTTGATGTTACGTACGGAACTTATCCTTTTGTAACTTCTTCAAACCCTTCTACAGGAGGTGTTTCGGTAGGAACAGGAGTCCCTCCAACAGCTTTAAACCATTTAATTGGAATTGCAAAAGCATACTGCACTCGTGTAGGAGAAGGACCTTTCCCTACTGAATTATTTGATGAAAATGGAGCTCACATGGCAAAAGTAGGTCATGAATTTGGTGCTACTACAGGACGCCCACGTCGTTGTGGTTGGTTAGATTTGCCTGCTTTAAAATATGCTTGTATGATTAACGGAATCAATAACTTAGTAATTACAAAATTAGATGTTCTAAGTGGTTTAGATGAGGTGAAAGTATGTACAGCTTATAAGAACAAAGAAGGAAAAATTATTGACTTTTTCCCAGCATGTGCTGAAAGTTTTAAAGATTTAGAACCTGTTTATGAAACATTACCAGGTTGGAAAGAAGATATTATGAATATTACGAGTTATTATGAATTGCCTGAAACAGCAAAAGATTATGTTCGTTTTATTGAAAAACAAATTGATTTAGAGGTTTCCATTATTTCCGTGGGACCTGATCGAACCCAAAATATTATTCGAAAAGAATTGATATAA
- a CDS encoding macrolide export ATP-binding/permease protein MacB (Non-canonical ABC transporter that contains transmembrane domains (TMD), which form a pore in the inner membrane, and an ATP-binding domain (NBD), which is responsible for energy generation. Confers resistance against macrolides; Belongs to the ABC transporter superfamily. Macrolide exporter (TC 3.A.1.122) family; Contains 1 ABC transporter domain.) translates to MRIVLFDRDTWDEVYAAISKNKFRTFLTMIGVGWGMFLFVTLLGLARGMQNGFDSDLKGAATNSMFVWSQQTSIPYDGFQRGRTLELRMGDMKALQEKVNEIKFIAPRSRNQSTFVYGTQNGTYRTFGDRPEIDKMFKKKVIYGRFINQEDILKKRKVCVIGKEIWEELYPKGENAVNTFIKINNVYFKVVGIYEKGTGPGFEGENSAFIPFDTFQQLYNMGDEISWMAINVKDEYDIKEVETKIKDVLKERHNVHPEDSQAFGSFNLGDFIGKIKGFMKGMQLLTMVVGVLTLFAGVIAISSILLITVKERTKEFGIRRALGAIPSQIRGQIIIESVMLASIAGIGGVIVATWFLYYINDAIINKNHVQFGFINFFLPIIAMIINQLKYGITLKKVKENYFNILFYPLLYFLIFFSLRFLTNNFFISDKDLDIPFMNATVDLTTLGIALVIMIIMAMLAGLLPAQRAISIKPIDALRDE, encoded by the coding sequence ATGAGAATTGTATTATTCGATAGAGATACCTGGGATGAAGTTTATGCTGCCATCAGTAAAAACAAATTCCGAACCTTTCTCACCATGATCGGTGTAGGATGGGGTATGTTCTTATTTGTAACACTTTTAGGACTCGCTAGGGGAATGCAAAATGGGTTTGACTCTGATCTTAAAGGAGCCGCCACTAACAGTATGTTTGTTTGGTCACAGCAAACTTCTATACCCTATGATGGTTTCCAAAGAGGCCGCACATTAGAACTTCGTATGGGTGATATGAAAGCTTTACAAGAAAAAGTTAATGAAATTAAATTTATTGCACCACGAAGTCGTAATCAATCTACTTTTGTTTATGGAACCCAAAATGGTACCTATAGAACTTTTGGTGATCGCCCAGAAATAGACAAAATGTTTAAAAAGAAAGTGATTTATGGACGCTTTATCAACCAAGAGGATATCTTAAAAAAACGCAAAGTTTGTGTAATTGGAAAAGAAATCTGGGAAGAATTATATCCAAAAGGAGAAAACGCGGTCAATACTTTTATCAAAATTAACAATGTCTATTTTAAAGTTGTCGGAATTTATGAAAAAGGGACTGGCCCTGGTTTTGAAGGAGAAAATTCTGCTTTTATACCTTTTGATACATTTCAACAACTCTATAATATGGGAGATGAAATTAGTTGGATGGCCATCAATGTTAAAGATGAATATGATATAAAAGAAGTCGAAACTAAAATTAAAGATGTTTTAAAAGAACGACACAATGTTCACCCAGAAGATTCACAAGCTTTTGGAAGTTTTAACTTAGGCGATTTTATTGGAAAAATAAAAGGTTTTATGAAAGGAATGCAGCTCTTAACTATGGTTGTAGGAGTTTTAACCTTATTTGCAGGTGTTATTGCCATTAGTAGTATTTTATTAATTACTGTAAAAGAACGTACTAAGGAATTTGGTATCCGAAGAGCATTAGGAGCTATACCCAGTCAAATTAGAGGACAAATTATTATCGAATCGGTTATGCTAGCGAGTATTGCAGGAATAGGAGGTGTTATTGTTGCTACTTGGTTTCTATACTATATAAATGATGCTATCATAAATAAGAATCATGTGCAATTTGGGTTTATTAACTTTTTCCTTCCTATTATTGCTATGATTATTAATCAATTAAAATATGGAATCACTTTAAAAAAGGTTAAAGAAAATTACTTTAATATTCTTTTTTATCCTCTCTTATACTTTCTAATTTTCTTTAGTTTAAGATTTTTAACTAATAACTTTTTCATCTCAGATAAAGATTTAGACATACCTTTTATGAATGCTACAGTAGATTTAACTACTTTAGGTATTGCTTTAGTCATTATGATTATTATGGCCATGCTAGCAGGGCTATTACCTGCTCAACGTGCTATATCCATTAAACCTATTGATGCTCTAAGAGATGAATAA